The Artemia franciscana chromosome 21, ASM3288406v1, whole genome shotgun sequence genome includes the window GAAACAGATGTCTTAATACCAaaaataatgagagaaaaggCAAGAACTGAAAAATGTATTCCTGAAGTGGATGCTTTTAAAAAATGCTGTAAAGAAAATGGTTTGATGATGGTAGTTAAATGTAGAAAGGAAACAGCAGTGCAGAGACAGTGTTTTGAAAAATGGTACCAAGATGAgggttttaaaaaagaatgtaCAGATGTTTACTTGCAAGAGAGAAGCGAGTACAGGGCAAAcgggaaaaaaggaaaagaaaaaaagaaagagtcaacCATGTTTTAAGTATATGTTTTGTAAAAACTAGTTCAGacaataaattctttattattatctctctttgttttttaggCAAGAAAATAAGGACTGGAATCAGATATAATTGGTTAGGTCATGCTTTGGATTTACATGAAGAGAAATTGAACAAGGTAAAATTTGAtgcacttttcttgtttttacctttttgcaTCTTTAAATGGTGGTAAGATTTGCCACTATGTGCATAAGAATTTCATAAGGCTAGCTTCCAAAGGTTTTGAACTTTGTTTCCTGGTCCCCAGGAAATATTTTTACTGAATTTGttgttaatttcaaaaatatttcaaacagatACTGAAGCTGATTAATTTTAACTTTGATCATAAGGCACATAGGCTAGAAGTACCGATGATTCtacagtttttgtaaaaaaacaaaacaaaaaaaaacacttcttcTCGAGAAGGCTCAATTTAAAGACTTATTGTTTGAAAAGGCTTATGTAGGAAAATATCTACGAATCTAACTGTTCGATTAgaagtttgaagttttatcAGAAAAGGGTAGAAAACTCCGATTTTCTGAAGATGGAGCGTTTTCACCTACAAATTGGACAGAACAAAAAAGTTACCTTTTTTCAACGTAAGTCGGAACCTAATTCGATACGTGTCGAAATACTTGGGGAACACTCGTGGGTGGATCCTGGTGCATTCGACATTcctattctttttactttatttctttgtttctcttcatcttttttaaatttgtaaatttataaAACATTATTCAGATAGTGgaagcaaaaaactgaaaaaattgcctCAAGTATAAGGATGAAATTAGATAATCATATGGAGTGTAATCACGTGACCTATGTCTGTATAATATAATATGTGATATAGGTTTCTCTATAAACGATATCTGGAGTGGCCACTTCCTCTCAGCTTTAATGCTCCACAaagatttctttgttgttcacagTGAAAGTGTTGCCAACATTTGGCCGTTTCAGAGTTAATCTTCCATTTTGATCcgctttaaaaaacaaattagttttGACTAGGCTATTCATACCACTGGAAAACTTGTAGCGAAATATACttgtgaaaaaattaattacccGAGGATAGGCatgtaagctatgaaatttgccctTTGTTTGTTTGCATATACCATTTGGTATTGGGAATTTTAGACGTTTTATTTTGAACTATTCTTACATACTTCATTGGTTTTTGAGCCTTAGAAGCATTGTACCTGTTCTTCCCTCAGGTAATGTCAGTATCTTAACAAACGTCTTATTTTTCAGCTGATTTAAATTTGTAAGACCTTTCATGGTaatgttttttaagtaaagagtgactttGGTCAATAGCAACAGAAACTCTGGAAGATGAAAGTTGGAAAATAACACgtattttagattaaaaaatactgtatcCTTTTAATTGATGTTCAAAACAGGGAAGTCTTCTAGGTTTAAAGTTCCCTATCAACAGTAATCAGCCTAAGAGTACCTGTATAATTCTAGAAAGGGGGAGGAACTAAAATGGGCTgaaatttttatgatgattccaGCAATCAATTCGTCAAAGAACCCTTGAAAGGACGGTCCCACCATGTCAAAATGCACAATTTCGTAGTTTTTCTGAAAAGGGTGGTCAAAGAtctgtgtttttttatattttatttattgttttcatgGGGAGGTAACATCTTGAAAACAGCATATGGGAcaaagttgaagctttcagctattaaattaaaaaaaaaattaactggaagtacagagcgacattaaaacttaaaatgaaccgaaattattccgtatatgaaaagggctctcccctcctcaacggcTCGCTCTCTACGCTGTTTCACTCTTAGTCAAAATTCTACTTCTTATagtagtaaaaaactttagcttaaatagtggggcgttgaggagggtcgctctttactttcagttaaaaaaattataaaaagttaaaaaaaatgtgtatattaattattccgtatatgaagggttaccccttttcaataccttgttctttacggtaaagtttttagcacttttaataAAGCTTTCTGTTCTAATTAGACAGTAGCTaatgtcaaactttagtgtaaagagcaagatattggaAGAGGGGGAaatccttcatatacggaatcatttctcttcattttgagttttgatgttgctccttactttctgctaaaaaaagacttctttttttatttaatttcttttcgtttttcaaataatgttggTAAGCCTGGTTTAGCCTCCATGAAATATACTCTCCCCCCCGCCGTCTCTCAGGAAACTTCTCCGTGAAAATTTATTCCAATTTAAAGTACACCCCCCGCCCGTCATGTTCCTTCCAGACAGTTTCATCTTCGCCGAAAATTTTTCCtccccgtaaaatttcttgcggacgattcagcaTGAAAAGttatccttagcatactttcatttaaaaaaaaactttaatttctaatcgttttctcgatcactccagaaatgtcCCCTTCCGTAGAAACTTTTTCAAGAAATCAAAGGACGCGGAAAATAGcccccggaacatctccacaggcaaaattgagttggcaaagataatgtaagacaattaacaaGAATTCCGTATAGGAACTCGACAAATCCCccaagtgtaaaatttttcctggaaaatcACCCCTCTCCCGCAAATTTTTCTCCCCAAAGAAGATACTCCAAATAGGAATTCAACCGAAGCACAGAATCTCTCCCCCCGCCCCGAAAAACATCTGTATggttcccaataacaaatgctatgcgtgaacaatgggcaaatttcacaacttagaggcctctccccacggacTGTGGCGGTCCATTTTATCCCTTAAGACATAtctatttgatctttcaactctgctgaacaaaatgtctatctcaagattttgatcagatgacttcAGGAAAAAATTGGCGTGTGgtaggggctagttgccctccaatcttgtttgtcacttaaaaagagcactagaactttcaattttcgtttgaatgcgACCTCTCCCGATTTTCTAGGAGCATCATTTTAACACAATCatcctaggaaaaaaaagaaacaaacaaataaataagcatCCGTGacctgtattctggcaaaaatagcataattctatatttttgcatataggagcttgaaacttctacagtagagtttttgggtacgctgaatctgatggtgtgttttttttaagattccttgaattttaggggttgtttccccttgTTCGAAAATCAGTCAATTTTTCTCGggcttgtaatttttgatgggtaacattaaacttgatgccttttatatatttggaatcagtattaTAAGCTGATtatttaatgtatctattgatatcccaattccgtttttagagtttgggttacAATTGAgctgcatcgctccttacttagagtttgttaccacgaactgtttgactgttgaGAAGAAGGTAGAGCAAGGGGATTTCAAATCTTATTTCGGAGGAAGGGTATAAACCAATTTTATATCTGGTCAGTTTTAAACATTCTTACACAATACGCTGCTAATGGATTAAGAATATATTAACTATGAAGTATCGAGGTGAAttgaaagacactatgtgttgCCAGGTCATCAAAATAGTGTATCTGCACTATTTTGGGAAAGGCTTAGGAGatcaagttgaaactctcaGTTTTTtcaggagggagggggggggtgtgttTAAATCTCGAATTTTAAATTGGAGAGGGGACAGAGAATGGATCAACACATTTTGCCTTAAATATACCTAAAAGGTCTGGAATTTTAAGACAAAACGGAATCTAAAATCTATTCACGATTAAgttataattaaaatcaaagaCACTATATTTACTTAGGTTGCCAAATGTGGTATCCGCAGCATCAGTAGTTCGGCTTCGAAGATGGTTTTGAAACCTTCAGGAGGTGCTTTTGGTGCAATGGATTTCAAATCGAAACagaaattgattcaaaaattgcTCGAAATACCACATATAATATTCCACAAATTAAATTGAGTtgccaaagaaaaagtaagacaaatagaaACAGTTTCTGtaggaattctggtaaatttcCCGTGCCAGACACTTCCGTCCCAACGGAAAATTCTCCTGTGgaatttcacccccccccctcttcccaaaaaagaaaagaaaagaaaatgtctgtaattcccaataacaaatactgtatgCAAACATagggcaaatttcatagcttgtATCCCTTTCCTCGGGGACTGTAGAGGAGTTtgtcgtccccaaaggcatagttatcggaccattcaactatgctaaaccaaatgactgtctcaaaatttttattgtacgATTTTGGGGGAGAAAAGGGTGTGGTAGGGGTCtagctgcccttcaatctttttggtaagttaaaaaaaacactataacttttaatttccattcgaatgagccctctcccggtTTTGTAGGGATATTGGTTAAATATATTTACCCCGgggaaaaaaatagcaaacaaacaaataaagacgcatccgtgatctttctttggaagaaatacaaaatcccacatttttgcaggCAGGAGCTTGAAAGCTCTACAGTCGGGTctctgatacactaaatctAATGGCGTGATTTtgattaagattccttgactgggggggggggagctgagGCTCGTAGCTCTTAGtgggtaacattaaaattaatgaaccttgtatatttagaatcaacataaaaagccaagtctttattgatattaaaattccgtgAGTTTACGTGGGTATTGGGCCGAATAGCACCTTACCTACAGTtaattaccacaaactgtttgaacatTTTAGAAACACATACCATGGTATAGTTTTCGCTCCaatcagctttaaaatgacGTTTATAAGTTTCTTGGGCAGGAGGATCCCtatggaaaaattattttacgaCTTTTTGAATACATTGATTTATGTCGCCCAACAATGGAGTCAAAATTCGGTTCGTTTCTGATGGGATTGTTGCTTACAAGGTATGTAGACAGGGCTAGATAGACCTAAATGAAAACAATATTTCGAAGATTCCTTGTATCTATGAGTTGCACCTGGATCGTACCCAACAAAATGTTTGTCTAAGATTGCATTAGACACATAGCcagtggtggatccagggggcgAATGGCGCGCGTTATCCCCCCTGATGTAGTGGTGGATTTATGGTTGGAACTGCTTGCTCTGGTTAGGGTTAAgacgaaagttatttttttgtaattggttttaatagttgagtttttaatgagtttttaattattaagactgtcTCGTTTtgcaaacaaatttgaaacaaggtttcagttactttatgtggtctctgttagattttttactaatgatgcataccgccaaaaagtgttgaattcaatttagctttatcaagggaatctgtccaTATTACCATAatagccaactgggaggcgaaaatcctcatttcataataacaaggaggggaaatttaaaatcctaacctctttaggctgtcgaaatgatatttcaagattgtgctgtcacaacgggAAAATAATAATGTGTATATATCcttttttatctagctggtatagatgggtctctatagatgaattctcagtttgaatcagtggaatggcattgattttttttttcaaatattttctaataaaattttgataaaaagtggaaattcgcACAACTTGAGTTTACCAGGGAAACGGAAggcaactacaatattacttaAGAATTCCTCACCTTCTCAACACCaacagtcacaaaatatagttatgtttttttataggggttgcatatatttgtcaataaaattctttaaaatgctatatataccgctgaggatttttacacttattttgatacatgctgTCAAATCATATTTCCAcaattagttgtttataaatcaacatttttacaggacaattctcttacttaatgctaaatctgagtcaaatttcaattttttatttttgtgctcaacagacatatcgagatttaaactttgaattgaatatatgaaaatctcaaaaataaaaaaaataattagaaatctaccacagcttgaaaccccgagaatttaaattaccaatctatacctatcaaataaaaaaataacaaacacataattatttgtttttaaggagtatttcgactcatatgcttagtttgaagcacatacaTACATGCATGTTTATTAGATTTactatttttctgacgattttggtctttattcgaatactttaggatgaatagaagaggaaatacgaacgaagagctctaaactgacaggactgTAGACTGACAGGATTAGCCATTACAAAtattcaccaaaatatttagGTAGCCATCGACCGTGAAATAAATTGATATGGTGGTTGTGGAAGTACAGAAATAGACTTTTCGTATAAAATTGTAAATTCTACaacttaagaaaaatatatagaactttaaaaagtggaaagatacgctacgttgttatgaaaagtaaaattttgatgagtaaatttttgagatttcgttAAAGTTGTAACTGTCTATTAaaacactattaaaaaaaaaaacaaaaaaaaacagtgattaGTCAATGCTTTATTGCTACCCTTGTTTTAAATTActtctatgcatttctatctcttcgttctgtttttcttgttacacccctaaaagaactagtatttaatgtttaatacatattttacgaatataaaaaatatatctttatccttatttcctactcttcattactatcatggTTACTAAGCGATGCCATAAAGTTAAGCGACTTGttaaatggtttgacctataaaaattgtcacaaaagtgcatgaccccaaaagatgaTTAGAGACCaatctttttttgacaataaaaagtttAGTTTACTCGCTATAGCGCTCAAAAGtgtaaagacaaaaaattaggcagaaaatattaaatataatatatttttatggatggtgaacagctttttattattatttttttttatggcggggtggttttataacttactgttttttgtatcaatatttttataccattttaatttcaatagatttattagaactttaaccttCACTAGATCTTAGGTCAAATTTGCGACCATTTTCACTACCTACATACGACACATAACTGTTGAAGTTTCCTTTAAATTacaggtatttctttgttcgcaagtttattgAAGTAACCTATTATGCAtcccctccctaaaaaaaatccttgatccACCCCTGCACGTAGCTAAAGACAAGGGAACCTCAAAGACAACTAAACATTGCCTaaagacaataaaaacaaaaaaatatttagctaCATGCTCTGAAATGAAATATACTTTGAAATGAGCGAAATATTTTTGTCCTATCGGTGTGGAACTTTCTGAGTAAGTAGATGGACAAAAGTAACCTTAacaaaaacaatacattttgggggaaaatgatgTGAAACATttgatggtaatttttttaagttgacaTGCTGTGAAGTTCGAAGCCATGTAGACACCTCAAAATATTACTTTCTCCCATAAATATCttcacccccaccccaaacacTCACATATACACAGATATTAAAATATTGTCTCAGATCAAAAATCATTAAACACCCGCAACAGAGTATATCAGAAAATAAGactaaactaaaataactaTTACCCCTCTGCTAAAATTGCATGAGCACTATTTTATTAACGTTTTGATCATAATTTAGCATCAATTGTTGAGTTTTTAACAGCTGCTGACAAGTAGCTCACGATGAACATCTACTTCTCgacaatagaaaattaaatagtaatattttttgtttggacTGATTATACTTATAATGAATTTCTCAACATATATGTAGTCAGTCCTCGATTAAATGACTTCATAGTAGAAAATATCCTGTCCTACCTGTCTAATATTGATTTCAGCGCTCTagaataacattttttaattgTGTATGTAAGCTTTTCTATTAATAAAACACATATGTACAAAAAAGTCTTTTGTCTTCATCTTTTTAGATTTAGAGATAATCGACTCTCCCACCACCAAATAGAAACTGACTCGCAAACAATAGGAATGTTCTTTTTACTTATAGAGATAGAGAGGAGTAATCGAGTGACGTTGAAATCAATTATATCTATTTGGACAGGATTTTTAAAATTGTCGACTGTTCTAACGAAAAACAGACTGAATTCGCCCACAACGTAAAAGCCTCATACAAAATCCAAAGCTGGAGAATCATTTTCCATGATAACGTCAAGCATTTTTTCAgcgaatattttcttttttacagttAACATCTTAAATTGATCATTTAGAATCAAGCACTTTTCCAATGTTGCAAGATTCCGTAAGATTTTCTGTTTCTGAAATCCATCCAGTTTTCGGTACACTCCCCTTGCCGATTATAGACTAAAATAACAATTGCAAGTTTGTACTTTGTGCACACTGTCAACACCTAGTAGCCCCCAGAGAGAGAAGAGTAAACGATCAACTAAAATATctaaccaaaaaacaaataattatgagACATTTTTTACCGTCAGAAATGTATTAAAAGAgtatattttcattcttttttcatgAGGTGAGTCTATCCGTTGTCCTCAATGTGCTTCATGATTGCATTCAATCCATGATTTAGTCTGGATATCTGCATTATATTCATCCTTGCTGTGAAACATAACTGTTCTTCCaaatgaaattattatattGGGAGTTCTTGTCTTTTTATCGTCACTGTCAAGCCCCTCAAGTTGCAATAGTGTAAAAccactcattttttaaatatgagaACGTCTTTTTCTAACTTGAAACAATGTAAACTAATAAGTGTATATGTGGAACTGTCATACTAAGTAACTCACCGGCAAACTTTTATATCAGTGATCACGTGATGGGTATCTTGCGCCTGACCGCTTGTATTCAAAAATCCATTTCACTGAGAAAAAAACAGCTGGCAAgcatttccaagaatttttctTATCAATCGGAAGTTGAGATAACTTCGAATGTTTAGAGCTCTTTTTGTGTTGCAGGAATGGTGGGAGTACTGGCTGCTCAAAGCTATGGTGGTACTAGCCGCTTCAAGTAATGGGGGTACTGGGCGCTTAAACTCACAGGGGGGATACAACTTATTTCAAGTGGAAATTTGATTCCCCAATTAagcatttttcaattaaaaggttCAATCCATTTTTAGCTGCAAGGAAAATTTATAGTCTCAGCTTTGATTGGACTCTGGTTCCAATTTATTTCTTGATGTTCCAATGCATTAGAATTTCCTACCTATAGCTGGCAGAATCAACTAAGCTAGTCATCTATTTCATATGTCAATCCCTTTAAACTCAGATAAATTACCTGAGCAGTATCAGCGAAAGACGATAGAATGTATCAGCGAAGGATGAGTCGTTTTGCCTAACACAAATCTTGGAATAAGGTTGGAATAGGTATTAAGAAGTGATTTAAAGCAAATAGAAACTACACGGGGAACAGCAAAGAGTAAAGCATTGGACAGGTTGTGGCTGAAGAGGAGTCTGTTGTCCCTAAGGCGGCACGATACCGCgataagttgttagtagtagtatgaaaatacattttaggCAACTTAAAGTTGATAAAGAAAAAGCTAAtgcaagaaataaaattttggcaaaaaagccaagacaaaaataaaattttggcaaaaaaaaacgaaaaatatgtGTCTATACACAAGAAATCGCCTCTGCAACTTTTAACATGAACATGCTAGTAGAGTCATCTTcaaattttactcttttaatGGCGATATTATACGATCCGTAATGTGTCTGAATAAAGTCTGAATAAAGTCTGAATAAAATCCTTAGTAAATGGTTATACCGTGTGGTTATACCTTAAGACAATTAGTGACAAAATTGTGCTGTTTCAGAAAAGAAGGAGAACAAGGCTTTTAGATTTCCTCCGACCAAGAAATTGGAAATTTCTGACGTTAAATGCAAAATATTTGCGCGCAAGAGCACCCACATGAAAGTTTCAAGTGAAATGAATTTCATCTGAAGGTCAATAATCCTTATAATTAGCCTCTTGGTGGAAAAACACCAATTTATTGTCTTTGTGTGCATATGTGATAGCAGTGTATATGTAAACTTTAATTGtacttattttgtttattaatttttaatccgAACAGACGATGATGAGAGATAAACGCTCATGCGTCGTACATGAGAATTTCCCTTCTCATATTTGGATTTTGAAATATCTTTAACTTGTCAAGGTGTAAGACAAATAAGAAATCTGCAAAATTTAACAGGATTTATATGAAATGTATCAAGTTATCTTTTTTAAGGATGTGGAAAAGACCTTGAGCATATGTTTGCTAATTTGACCTTATTATTTTAGGGACACTTATACATAACATGACAGAAACAACCGTTCTTACTTAACCAATATGCcatctaaaatcatggaaagaGAGATGGCCGTTAGTTACGTCCCAGGAATTGAAACCGATCCATACATACGGACCATTGAATGGGAAATGATGGATAAATCCAAATTCTTTTCGTTAAATGTAACTAGTTCCTTCATTGTCCGAACATTTTTGTACCCGTTTACCGTTATTAAGACTAGGCTGCAGATTCAAAAAGGATCAGAGATATATAAAGGAACCTTTGATGCTTTTCGTAAAATAACCAAATATGAAGGGACTAAAGGATTTTACAAAGGATTCTGGGTGAACTCATTCACAATCATATCCGGGTCGTGCTACGTCTTAACTTATGAAAATGTTAGACATCTACTTCATTCCTACGATGTTCGTGACGCACAAATCAAGGCGCTTGTTGCGGGAGGATCC containing:
- the LOC136040695 gene encoding COX assembly mitochondrial protein homolog, with the translated sequence MSVSNTILEINAQAGKTTAFIDQDLDFGILQFCVIKLDHAHQRKAEEQFGVLSDKLGGGPHGFGDPNDRTLRKVETDVLIPKIMREKARTEKCIPEVDAFKKCCKENGLMMVVKCRKETAVQRQCFEKWYQDEGFKKECTDVYLQERSEYRANGKKGKEKKKESTMF